GATGCCTCGCATAGGTACGCTCAGGACCAGGGGGGCGTAAGGAAATTATATATGCCCAAGTTTGCGAAGCGTCTCAATGCCGCGGCCTTGCACCTGGGCACGACCGCTTCGCTCTGCAATGGTGGCGACGTGGAGTTCAGAAAGCATTTGTGGAATCGTCGAGGCACGACGACACAGTACCGGTGCAAGGCACACATCCGAGACTCCGATATCGCATCCCGTCACCTTGAGCGAAGTAGAGTGTAGGAAGAGGAACTCGTTCGAGCTCCAAATATTCCCAGATGTTTAGTTCCGTCCAGTCCAAGAGGGGATGCACGCGGATATGGGAGCCGGTCGGGAAGGTCGTAGTAAATTAATCTCAGAGCTTAGGGGGTTGATCCAGGAAATCCCATTCGCCATGCTTATCGCGCGATGAAAAATAACGCTCTTTGGCGCGTGTTCCTTCTTCATCCGCACGAATCCCCAGAATGATGGCGGTCCGCTTGTGTTTGGCAATAGTTTTCTTGAGGGCCTCGATCCTCATGGCCGTATAGCAGGTCACACGGCCTTGTTCCGGGCCCATGCCTGCTGACAGTGCCTCGGAGTTCTGACCCACGACCAGATCGAGGTGCCATTCGCGACACTCGATGAGTTCCGGCATTTCGTAGCCGGAATCGATGTGAACGAGTGGGAACGACACATACCCAAAGAAGGCCTTGCGTGCGAGTCACAACAACACAATCGAGTCTTTTCCTATGGACCAGCATCGCCAGATCGGCAAAGTGCTTGTAGGCCTCGCGCAGAATGTAGACGCTTTGATCTTACAATGTCCGTAAATGCTTCATTCTCTTCCCACCCTCATCAGTCTGTGTGGGGGGGGCGGTGCTGCTTCATGATGAACAGGGAAATTGGGATGCGCCTACAAAGAGAAGGGTAGATACAATGGGTTGTAACAGCATGGTTCGTGATCCGAGACTGTAGGAAAACTAGGAGCGAGCATCGGCCTGATGATTCCTACTGATATCATCGTGGCGTCAGAAATTCGTGCAATCGTCAGCCCCAAGGATGCGTTGGAAGAAGTGAGGAACAGTTGCTCACATATCATCTATAAACTGGAAGAGCTGGATGGTGGTATCAGGGAGGCGTCTATGGACTGTGCTGTAGATTGTGTGTCAGCGCACAAGCCTGCGTGTGAATGTGCGTCGGTGCTCGCTTAGGGATTGTTGGGCTTGCGTCGTCGGTCCAGCATCCAGCGGGTGATACCAAGATGCTTGGCAGCCAGAGATTTATTTCCATCGGACCGTTGTAATACTTCGCTGATGATGCGGTCCTCAAGGTCCGTTAAGGATTCACCGAGGTGGAATGAAAGGTGGATCTGAGCGGGATCCGTCGTATCTGACATCGATCTAGGAGGAGCCGTATCAGCGATCGGCTGCACGGGAGTTTCTCGCACGTCAGAGGGGAAATGCCCTGCTTCAAGCGTTTCACCAGGGCAGAAGAGTACCGCCCGTTCTATGAGATTACTCAATTCACGCACATTGCCGGGAAAGTGGTACTGCTGTAACAGCGTTTCCGCGCTGGTTCCCAGTGCCCGAACCGGTTTCCGAAGTGACAGTGCGGAGCGGGCTAAAAATTGCTTCGCTAGCAGGATGATGTCATCCGGCCGTTCCCGCAACGGGGGAATTGTGAGGGTCACGACATTCAGTCGGAAATAGAGATCTTCGCGAAATTCGCCCTTGGCAACCGCATCCTTCAGATTGCGATTCGTGGCCGCCATGAAACGCACATCCACCGGGATCGTGGCTGATCCCCCGACACGGCGGAGCGTCCGTTCTTCGATGACCCGCAAGAGCTTCGCTTGTAACGGGAGGGGGAGGTCACCGATCTCGTCGAACATGAGGGTTCCCCCCTCCGCGAGTTCGATCAAGCCAGTCTTGCGGCCTATTGCTCCAGTAAATGATCCTTTCTCATGGCCAACGAGCTCACTCTCAAAGAGTTCCCGTGGAATCGATGGACAGTCGACTTCGATACAGGGTTTGTGGGCTCTGGCGCTGTTATAGTGGATCACCCGGCCCATGTATTGTTTCCCGGTGCCGGTCTCGCCCTGGAGTAACACGGTGACACGGTCGTTCTTGGCGAGCTCCCGGACCTGGCTCATGAAGTGCTGAGTGACGGGGCTTTTGGCAATGACCCGGTCGAGCGCGTATCGGTCAGCGTCTTGCCCGCTCTGCATATGAACCTGGCGCTGCAACGTCAGCAGCTGCGTCGCTCTGCTCAACGCGTGCAGGAGGTCTTCCATGTCGATGGATTTGGCCACGAAGTCGAAGGCTCCCAGTTTCGTCGCCTCGACGGCATCTTTGACCGTGCCCCTTGCAGTGACGAGGATAACCAGCAAGTTTGGCGAGCTCTGTTTGACACGGGCCAGCACGTCCAGGCCCGTGAGATTCGGCATGACCAGATCAAGCACGAGAATATCCGGTTCAGTCGTACGGAGCAGCCCAAGCGCTTCCTCGCCGGAACTCGCGGTCTGGACCATATAGCCGTGATCGCTGAGGCGCAGCGCGAAGGCTTCGCGAACAGACGTTTCATCTTCAACGAGAAGGAGTTGCCAGGTCATGTTATCGCTCGGGGTTCAAGGGAAGCCACACTTCCACCACTGCTCCGCTGCCGGGTGGACTTGTGATGACCAGTTGCCCACCATGTCGTTCGATAATATCGTGTGTGATGGTGAGTCCAAGCCCAACGCCCTTGGCTTTCCCACTGGTGAAGAACGGCTCGAAAATCCGTTTGAGATTGTCAGGGTCAATCCCCTTTCCCGTATCAGAGAAAGCAAGAAGTACACCAGTGCCTCGCCTGGGTTCCATTCGTATCGTGATCGTGAGTTCTCCACCATTCGGCATGGCGTCGATCGCATTCATCGCGATGTTGAGACAGACCTGCTGAAGATGCGCACGAGAGGCTTCCACGAGCGGCAGGTCTGGAGCAATCGCCTTTCGTATGTGAATGTTCTGTTTGGTCAAGTTTGGTTTCAGCAAGGTCATGGTGTCATCGATGAGCGAGGGAAGATTGCAGGGATGTAGATCAAAGGGACGTGGTCGAAGTTGGCTTAAGTGAGACTCCAACAGCTCGTCAATACGAGTGGCTTCCCGTGCGATGAGCCGACAGCGATCTCTAGCCGCTTGCGGCAAGTGTTCTTGATCGGCTAAGTGGGTTGCGAGGCTACCGAGCCCAATCAATGGATTGCGGACTTCGTGCAAAATACCACCGGTCAATTGTCCGACCAGTTTGATTTGCTCCGCATGTCGTAAGGCTTCTAGCATCTGCTCGCGCTCGGTCAAGTCGGTGAGGATGGCCATGTAGTACTGTGTTGTGCCGTCACGATCTTTCACCGGGCTCACGCTTTCCCAGACGAGGAATTCCGAGCCATCCTTCCGTCGATTCACGAACCGATCGACGAACGGATGTCCGGCCCCAAGCGCCTGCCAGAGCCGGTCGTAAAATTCTTGCCCATGTTTTCCCGACTTGAGAATAGAAGGGCGTTGTCCCAATGCTTCTTCGCTGGTCCATCCGGTCATTCGTTCGAGCGCGGGGTTCCACTCCAAGATTCGGCCCTCGGTGTCGGTCAACATGATCCCGTCTTGCGCCGTCATAAACAACCGATGGTAGAGATCCCGTTGCGTATCGGCGCGCCGTCGTCGTTCCAGTACCGTCGCGACGGTATTGGCGACCGTACAAAGAAACTCGAGTTCCGTCACCGTATAATCTCGGACCGACCTGGAATGGGCGGTCATGGCTCCATAGACACGATCCTCCACCAACATTGGGACGCACATGCCTGCGATCCCGCCATGTTCGGTTAAGAGTTTGGAGGGACTGAACCGTGTTTCCCTCCGTAGATCCCGGACGACCACGGGGAGCCGTTCACGAATGGCGTAGCCGGCTTGCGAATGGGTGCCACCCTCGATCGTCAGCTTTCCGATCACCGTTGAGTCAAGGCCGATTCCTGCCACCACGGTTAAGTGATCATCTGATTCTTGTGGGACAAGAATCTTGCACAGCTCCACGCCAAGGGCCTCAGCTGTATATTTGACCGCTTCGGTCATCAGTTCTTGTGCCGGTGCA
The Candidatus Nitrospira nitrosa DNA segment above includes these coding regions:
- a CDS encoding sigma-54-dependent transcriptional regulator, with the translated sequence MTWQLLLVEDETSVREAFALRLSDHGYMVQTASSGEEALGLLRTTEPDILVLDLVMPNLTGLDVLARVKQSSPNLLVILVTARGTVKDAVEATKLGAFDFVAKSIDMEDLLHALSRATQLLTLQRQVHMQSGQDADRYALDRVIAKSPVTQHFMSQVRELAKNDRVTVLLQGETGTGKQYMGRVIHYNSARAHKPCIEVDCPSIPRELFESELVGHEKGSFTGAIGRKTGLIELAEGGTLMFDEIGDLPLPLQAKLLRVIEERTLRRVGGSATIPVDVRFMAATNRNLKDAVAKGEFREDLYFRLNVVTLTIPPLRERPDDIILLAKQFLARSALSLRKPVRALGTSAETLLQQYHFPGNVRELSNLIERAVLFCPGETLEAGHFPSDVRETPVQPIADTAPPRSMSDTTDPAQIHLSFHLGESLTDLEDRIISEVLQRSDGNKSLAAKHLGITRWMLDRRRKPNNP
- a CDS encoding PAS domain S-box protein, whose translation is MKRRTTSVSQSKSSIHASPEVAAAEVLAWVSDCLEGGLCFMAKGILVFENSQFGELVEASASPSGDRSGHDATLRSQLFADAMTWNRDSLGARGSKTYRLLDRQGQTLVYECRYHVVPYHGETGVLLVLQDATEHTELVQEASQIARFQSVLARIGTLAVTDAPAQELMTEAVKYTAEALGVELCKILVPQESDDHLTVVAGIGLDSTVIGKLTIEGGTHSQAGYAIRERLPVVVRDLRRETRFSPSKLLTEHGGIAGMCVPMLVEDRVYGAMTAHSRSVRDYTVTELEFLCTVANTVATVLERRRRADTQRDLYHRLFMTAQDGIMLTDTEGRILEWNPALERMTGWTSEEALGQRPSILKSGKHGQEFYDRLWQALGAGHPFVDRFVNRRKDGSEFLVWESVSPVKDRDGTTQYYMAILTDLTEREQMLEALRHAEQIKLVGQLTGGILHEVRNPLIGLGSLATHLADQEHLPQAARDRCRLIAREATRIDELLESHLSQLRPRPFDLHPCNLPSLIDDTMTLLKPNLTKQNIHIRKAIAPDLPLVEASRAHLQQVCLNIAMNAIDAMPNGGELTITIRMEPRRGTGVLLAFSDTGKGIDPDNLKRIFEPFFTSGKAKGVGLGLTITHDIIERHGGQLVITSPPGSGAVVEVWLPLNPER